The Streptomyces sp. NBC_00335 DNA window CGCGCCGCCTGGCCGATGGTGTAGGACTCCATGCCCGCAGCCTAAGCCCTCCGCGACCGGTCCTCGCAGGCCAGGGGGCCCGCCCGGCCCGCGCGAGATCCCCGTGGGGTCCGACCCGAAAGAGGCGGCCTAGCCGAGCGCCCCCGCCGCCGCCCGCGCGACCGCCGCCGCGACCATCGACAGCGCGGGCGAGTCCAGCTTCCACTGCTGCCAGTACAGCGGGATGTCCAGGCTCCGCCCGGGCGCGATCACCACCAGCTTCCCCGCCTCCAGCAACGGGTCCGCCTGCACCATCGGCAGCATCGCCCAGCCCAGCCCGGCCGCCGTCGCGTCGCAGAAGCCCTCCGAGGTCGGCACGTAGTGACGCACCGTGGACGCCCCGGCCGCCGCGTCCCCCGTCAGCGCCCGCACGAACTCGTCCTGGAGCAGGTCCAGCCGGTCGAACACGACGACCGGCGCCCGGCGAAGGTCCCGCTCCACCGCCTCCCGCAGATGCCGCGCCGCGAACTCCGGGCTCGCCACCGGCAGGTACCGCACGAGCCCCAGCCTGCGCACCGTGCACCCCGCCACGGGCACCGGCTGTGAGGTGACCGCCGCCATCACGCGCCCGTCCCGGAGCAGTTCGGTGGCGTGCGCCTCGTCCTCCCGGTGCAGTTCGAAGGAGACCGGCGGGTCCTGCGGCACCCCCGTCAGCGCGGGCAGGAACCACGTGGCCAGCGAGTCCGCGTTGACCGCGATCGGCAGCCGCACCGGGCCCAGGCCCTCGGCCATGCCGAGCTCGGCCCGCGCGTCGCGCTCCAGCCGGACCAGCTGCCGCGCGAAGCGTACGACGACCTCCCCGGACTCGGTCGCCCGTACGGGCTTGGTGCGCATCAAGAGCACCCGCCCGGTCCGCTGCTCCAGCGCCTTGACGCGTTGGCTGACGGCGGACGGGGTCACGTGCAGGGCGGCGGCCGCCGCGTCGAAGGTGCCCTCGTCGATCACCGCGAGCAGGGTCCGTACCTGGTCGACAGGCAGCTCATCCATCACGCCGGCTAATGGTACGTAAGAATCTTTAGCTGTACTCCTCGCCGCGCCGCTCCTTACGGTCGAAGACATGACACACGGCATCATCACGGCGGCCCTCGCCGGCTTCGGCACCGGTCTTTCCCTCATCGTCGCCATCGGCGCCCAGAACGCCTTCGTCCTGCGCCAAGGCGTACGCCGCCAATCGGTCCTCCCCGTGGTCGCCATCTGCGCCCTCTCGGACGCAGCGCTCATCGCCCTCGGCGTGGCCGGCGTCGGCGCGTTCGTCACCGCCTGGCCGCCCGCCCTCACCCTCGTCGGCCTCGTCGGCGGCGCCTTCCTGATCGGCTACGGGGCCCTGGCCGCCCGCCGGGTGCTGCGCCCCGACCCGGGCGCCGCCCTCGCCGCGGACTCCACCGGCAGGGCCTCCGGCTCCGCCTCCGCCCGGCGCGCCGTGCTGACCTGCCTGGCCATGACCTGGCTCAACCCGCACGTGTACCTCGACACCGTGCTGCTGCTCGGGTCCATCGCCGCCGGCCGCGGCGACCTGCGCTGGGCCTTCGGCGCCGGGGCCGTCCTGGCGAGCCTCATCTGGTTCGGCGCGCTCGGCTACGGCGCCCGGCTGCTGAGCGGCCCGCTCGGCAAGCCCTCGGCCTGGCGGGCCCTGGACGGCCTCGTCGCGGCGACCATGGTCACGATGGGCGGCCTGCTCCTCGTCCGGGCCTGACCCTCCGCCCCCGCGCGTACGTGGCTTCCACCCACCGAGGTCCACCCCATGGACACTCCCCGAGTGGGTACGGATCACCCTGCCCCGCCACCTCACACGTCACCTCGTACGTCATCTCCCCGCCCTTCCAGGAGCCCCCGTGCCGGATCAGCCCCCGCCTCCGCCCGCGTCCCCCTCCACCGATTCGGCCCGCGCCTACTACGCCGCCCAGCCCTCCCCCCTCGTGGCCGCCACCGGCATCGTGCTGGACCAGCGCGGGCGGGTGCTCGTCCTCACCACCTCCTACAAGGCGGAGCTGGAGCTCCCGGGCGGATGCGTGGAGGACACCGAGACCCCGGAGGAGGGACTGGCACGCGAGCTGAAGGAGGAGCTGGACCTGAGCGTGCCGGTCGGGCGGCTGCTCGCCGTGGACTCCCGCCCGCCGGGGCCGCTCGGCCGCTCCCTCGTCGTCCACGTCCACCTCGTCGGACCGCTCACGACCGAGGAGGCCTCGGCGATCTCCTTCCCGGACGGGGAGATCACCGAGGCGCGCTGGCTCAGCCCGGAGGAGGCCTACGAGGCCCTGTCGACCCCGAAGGCCTCCCGCCTGCGCGCCTCCCTTGCCGCCCTGTACTCCGGCTCTCTCGCCCACCTGATCGACGCGGTCCCGCAGCCCGGATCACCGGCCGGCCTCGACCCCGCGCGCCGGGCGGAGCTGGAGCACGCGAACGCCTACGACCCCGCCGGCCACCGCGCCGCCCGCCCCAAGGCCCTCACTGCGGCGAGCGTGCTGTTCACCGACTCCGCGGGCGGGGTCCTGCTGGTGCGGCCCGCGTACGGCGATCCGGACCACTGGAACCTGCCCGGCGGCGGCATCGACAGCGACCTCGGCGAGATCCCGCGCGACGCGGCCCGCCGCGAGATCCTCGAAGAGCTCGGCCTCGACCTCGCCCCCGGCAGGCTGCTCGCCGTCAACTGGTCCCACCGGTCCGGCTATCCGGCCCGGGTCCGCTTCCTCTACGACGGCGGCACCCTCGACGCCACCGCCCTGGCCCGGATCCGCCTGCCCGAGGCGGAGCTCCTCGCATGGCGCGCGGTCCCCCCGGCCGAACTGCGCCGGTTCGCCAAACCGGCGCTCCGCCGCCAGATCGAAGCCTGCCTCTCGGCCCGCACCACGGCCGCCGGCCCCCTCGAACTGCACGCGGGGCGACGGGTGGATCAGACCTAGACAGCGAAGAAGGCGGCGCCGCCGGTCGATCCGGCGGCGCCGCCTTCCTGCTTCGGGTGGGTCAGGTCAGAAGAGGTTGGCGACGCTGGTGGCCCAGCCGCCCCCGCCGACCAGCAGACGGCTCATCGGGGATTTTGCTGCACCAAACAGACGTCCCGGTCCCCTACGGGCTACTTCGGCTCGGTCGCGAGCTGGATCAGGTTGCCGCAGGTGTCGTCGAAGACGGCGGTGGTGACGGGGCCCATCTCCAGCGGCTCCTGCGTGAAGCGGACGCCGAGGCCGCGCAGGCGCTCGTACTCCGCGCTGACGTCGTCGACGGCGAACTGGGCGAGCGGGATGCCGTCCTCGACGAGCGCGTCCCGGTAGGTCCTGGCGGCCGGGTGGGCGGCGGGCTCCAGGAGGAGTTCGGTACCGCCGGGCTCTTCGGGCGAGACCACGGTCAGCCACCGGTGCTCCCCGCCCAGCGGGACGTCGTGCTTCTTCACGAACCCGAGGATCTCGGTGTAGAAGTGCAGGGCCTTGGCCTGGTCGTCGACGAAGACGCTGGTCAGGTGGATCTTCATGGGGTGCTCTCTTCCGGTCCGGACGGGTCGGGCAGGCGCCATCGCTCGGCGATCTGCCGCAGCGGGGCCGTGTTCAGGTCATGGAACTTGTACCGGCCTTCCCGCCTGGTCTCGACGAGTCCGGCGGCCTCCAGCACGGCGAGGTGCTGCGAGACGCCCTGGCGCGAGATGCCGAGCCGATGCTTCATCGTCAGCCGCGAGCAGATCTCGAACAGCGTCTGCCCGGACTTCTCCGCGAGCTCGTCGAGGATGGTGCGGCGGGTCGGGTCGGCCAAAGCTCTGAAGAGTTCGTCGGCCACCCCCACAGGATAGGCAAGCAATCACTTGCCTATCAAGTCGACGACGACTTCGTCCGGAGGCGAATCCTTTTCGGACCCGCCCGCCTCTTGTCCGTGTACCGGCCGACCGGGCCGAGTAGGACACAGGAGGAAACACCCATGATGATCACCAGCCTCGTAGTGCTCGGCACCCTGCTCGTGGGCGCGTGCAGCTGGCACCTGCTGCGGCGCTACAAGGGCCGGATCTGAGCAGAGCCCGTGCCGAACGCCTACCGGGAATGAGCACCACATGAACCAACGCTTCGCCTGGCCGGACGAGCGGCTGATCAAGGCCGCCCAGGACGGCGATGTCACGTCACTCACCACCGTCGTCATGGAATCGCAGCCGCACGTACGCAAGTTCGCCCTGTCGCTCTGCGCCTCGCCGCAGGACGCGGAGGACGCGGCGCAGGAGGCGCTGATCATCCTCTACCGGAAGATCGGCAGCCTGCGGGCCACCGGCGCCCTCGCCTCGTGGATGTTCCGGATCGTGCGCAACGAGTGCCTCCGGCAGCTACGGACGCTCGCCTCGCGGCGCGAGGAAGCGCCGGCCGCACCGGCGCCCACGGAACGGTCCGCCGAGGACGCCGTGCTGCACGGGCTGGAGGCGGAGCGGATCGCGGCCGCCCTCAGCTCCCTCCCCCGCGACCAGCGGCAGATCCTGATCCTGCGGGACGTCCAGGGCCTGCCCGGCAAGACCGTCGCCGATGCGCTCGGCCTGAGCACGGCCGCGATGAAATCGCGGCTGCACAGAGCACGCGCGGCACTGCGCCACTCACTGGCGGCGATCGACCAACCCGTCCAAGGAGACTCACGACCGTGAACACCGTCGACAGCGTGAAGCCCGTCAACACCCCGGGGCCCGCACGACCCTCACAACCCGCAGCGCCCGAAAGGAACTTCGCCAGCGCGTCCGTCCCGCGCCACCTGGCGCGCGGCGCCATCGGCTTCGGCCTGATCATCGGCTCGATCGCCCTGGTGCCCGTCATCGGTCCGGTCGCCCTGCTGGCGGCCGCGCCGGCCCTCGTCGTCTTCCGCGGCTGCCCCACGTGCTGGCTGGTCGGCCTGGCACAGACCGTCTCCCGCGGCCGCCTGGAACGCCAGTGCGCGGACGGCGCCTGCACCCTCACCAAGGCGCACCCGGCAGCGAAGTCGGCGCGGTAGCCGGCAGCCCGGCGGACGAACAACTCACTTTCACCCGTATCGGGTTGAATCAGGATTTTCGTCAAGGCGTCGACGGGTCGCGTGCAAGGATGTCGGCCGTGACCAGTTCGCCCTCCTCGCCCGTGGCCGAGAGCACGCCCCGCTCCTACGGCCTGGGCCCCCGCGCCGCCGCCCTGCTCGTTTTCTGGTCGTCGGCCGCGGTCCTGGTGGTGGAGATCGTCGCCTTGCGGCTCCTGGCTCCCTACCTCGGCCTCACCCTCGAAACCAGCACCATGGTGATCGGCATCGCCCTCACCGCGATCGCCCTCGGCTCCTGGCTGGGCGGGCGCCTCGCCGACCAGGTCAATCCACGCCGGCTCATCGGCCCCTCACTCGGGCTGTCGGGAGCGGTCGTGGCGCTCACCCCCGCCGTGCTGCGCACCACGGCCGAGTGGGCTCCGGCGATGCTCTTCCTGATCGCGGCGCTGACCATCCTCGTGCCGGGCGCGCTGCTCTCCGCGGTGACGCCGATCGTCACCAAGCTACGTCTCACCAGCCTCGCCGAAACCGGCACGGTCGTCGGCCGGCTGTCCGGCGTCGGCACCGTCGGCGCCATCTTCGGCACGGTCCTCACCGGCTTCGTCCTCATCGCGCGCCTGCCGGTCAGCGGCATCCTGATCGGCCTCGGCACCCTGCTGGTGGCCGGCTCGGCACTGACCGAGTGGCGAACCCGGGGGTGGACCGGCGCTCCCGCCCTCGCACTCGTGGTCCTAGCCGGCGGCCTCGCCACGACGGTCGCACCGGGCGCCTGTGACACGGAGACCCGGTACCACTGCGCACGGGTCGTCGCGGACCCCGACCGGGGCAGCGGCCGCACACTCGTTCTGGACGGAGTGCGGCACTCCTACGTGGACGTCGACGACCCGACCTTCCTCAAGTTCGAGTACGTCCGCGCCATCGCCGCGGTCGTCGATGCCTCCTTCCCCAGGGGCGAGGCACTGGCCGCCCACCACCTGGGCGGCGGCGGCCTCACCTTCCCCCGCTACCTCGCGGCCACCCGGCCCGGCACGCGCAGCCTGGTGTCCGAGATCGACAGCGGGGTCGTGCGCATCGACCGCGACCGACTGGGGCTGAGTTCACAGGGCGGCATCGACGTGCGCGTCGAGGACGGCCGGCTCGGCCTGCGGCGCGTGGCCTCGGCCAGCCGCGACCTCGTCGTCGGCGATGCCTTCGGGGGCGTCAGCGTGCCGTGGCACCTCACCACGGTGGAAGCGATGACCGACGTACGGCGGGTGCTCGACGAGGACGGCCTGTACGTGGCCAACCTCATCGACCACGACGATCTGGCCTTCGCACGCGCCGAAGTGGCCACCATCGCCAAAGCCTTCGGACACGTCGCCCTCGTCGGCGAACCGGCCGACATCGGCCTCGACCCGAGCGCCACCCGCAAGGGCGGCAATCTGGTGGTGGTCGCTTCCAACCGGCCGATCGACGCCGCCGCGACCCAGACAGCGCTGGACGCCGGGCAGACGGGCTGGAAGATCACCACCGGCAACGGCCTCACCACCTGGATCGACGGCGCCCGACCGCTCACGGACGACCACGCACCCGTCGACCAGCTCCTCCAGGCCTACGGCCCGCGGAGCAGCGGGTAAGGGGACAACACCCCCGGAAACGGGAAAGGCCGTTCTCTCACGGATGAGAGAACGGCCTCCGACCTGCGTTTCCGCACAGTCGGGACGACAGGATTTGAACCTGCGACCCCTTGACCCCCAGTCAAGTGCGCTACCAAGCTGCGCCACGTCCCGATGCCCGTTGACCTGGGGTTTCCCCTGGTTGAACGCGCAGGAGAACGATACCGCACTTCGGGAGGTGGTCGCGCGCACCTTTCCTCTCCTTGGCGGGGCGAGGGTGAAACGAGCGGGTGTTGACCTCAAGTCCGCTTCAGGTTGCACGATCGGTCCATGACACCGACAGCACCCGTGGACGCACGCCACCGCTACGAAGACCTGCGGGGCCTCATGGCCCTGATGACCGGGGCCGAGAAGCACGGTCCCGCCGCCACCTCCACGCTCGACGCGCTGTGGGTGCTGTACGACCGGGTCCTACGGGTCGGGCCCGCCAGCGCCGGGGATCCGGGGCGGGACCGGTTCCTGCTGTCGAAGGGGCACGGGCCGATGGCCTACTACGCCGTCCTCGCCGCCAAGGGGTTCTTCCCCGTCGACTGGCTCAGCGGGTTCGGCGCGTACGGCTCGCCCCTCGGGCACCACCCGGACCGCACCTTGATCCCCGGCGTGGAGATCGGCAGCGGCTCCCTCGGGCACGGGCTGCCGCTGGCCGTCGGGAGCGCGCTCGGGCTGCGGGCCCAGGGGCTCTCCGACCCGGCCGTGTGGGTGCTGATCGGGGACGCCGAGCTGGACGAGGGAAGCAACCACGAGGCGATCGCGTACGCCGGTTCGGCCGGTCTGGAGCGGCTGCACACGATCGTGATCGACAACGACTCCGCGACCCACGGCTGGCGGGGCGGCATCGCCTCCCGTTTCGAGGCGGCCGGCTGGTCGGCGGTCACCGTGGACGGCCGGGACCACGCGGCGCTGCACGCGGCCTACGCGACACCTCATCCGGGCCGGCCGCACGTCGTGGTCGCCCGGGTCGAGAAGAAGCAGTGAAGAAGCAGGAGCGGCAGCGGTGGAGACGGCATCAGAGAGATTCGAGGGGGAGACATGGACACCATGCGCGAACGGTTCATTTCGGTCACATCGCGTGCGCTCGATGAGGATCCCCGGCTGGCCCTCGTGCTGGCCGAGATCACCATGGACGGCTTCCGGCCCGCCCGGGACCGCCATCCCGACCGGGTGATCAACGTCGGGATCCGCGAGCAGCTGCTGGTCAGCGTGGGCGGCGGGCTGGCCCTCACCGGGCTGCGCCCGGTGGTGCACACCTTCGCCAGCTTCCTCGTGGAGCGGCCCTTCGAGCAGGTCAAGCTCGACTTCGGGCACCAGGGCACGGGCGGGGTGCTCGTCAGCGCGAGCGCGAGCTACGACTGGCCGGCCGGCGGGTTCACCCACATGGCGCCGGGCGACGTGGCCCTGCTGGACACCCTGGACGGCTGGACCGTGCACGTACCCGGCCACCCGGACGAGGCCGAGGCGCTGCTGCGCCACGCCTACGCCGCCGGGGACGACAAGGTCTACGTACGGCTCTCCGCGCAGTCGAACACGGCGGCCCGCCCCGTCACCGGCGGCCCGGAATTCCAGACCGTACGGGAGGGCCGCGCGGGCGTCGTCGTCGCCGTCGGGCCCCTGCTCGACAACGTCCTCGCCGCGACCGAGGACATGGAGGTGAGCGTGCTGTACGCGCCGACCGTACGGCCCTTCGACGACGCGGCACTGCGCGCAGCCGTCGGGCACGGACCGGCCGACGTGGTGCTGGTCGAGCCGTACCTCGCCGGGACCTCCACGGCTGCCGCGAACCAGGCGCTCGAAGCGGTCCCGCACCGGGTGCTCGGCCTCGGCGTCGGCCGCGCCGAGCTGCGCCGCTACGGGACGATCGAGGAGCACACGGCGGCCCACGGACTGGATCCGGCCGCGCTGCGTGCGCGGATCGCCGCCTTCATGCCGCGGTGACCGGCCCCTTCGGCCCGGGGCGGTCCAGTTCCGGATGGGCCGCCGCCAGGCGCTTGGGGGCCGCCTGGCGCCAGGAGTCGATCAGGATCGAGCGCAGCTCCGCCGCGTCCTCCACCGCCGCGAGCCGGACCCGGAGCCACGCGTAGTTGTCGTCGTGGCCGGGTCGTATGAAGAACTTCTCCGGCTCCGCCGCGATCAGCTCGGCGCGGTCCTCCTGGGGACACTTCACCCCGATCGAGGTGTCGTCGTCGGCCAGCGCCGCGAAGATCTTCCCGCTCTTCCCGTTCGCTCCGCCGCCCACCCTGAACGTGGGCATGCCCCAGGCCGGTTTCTCGCTGCTGTCCGGGAGCGACAGCGCGATCTTCCGGACGTCCTCCGCCGTCGTGGCCATCCCCCGACTCCTCTCCGGTCCGCCCCGGTCCGCTCCAGTCCGCTCTGGTGCCGTCCCTCGTCTTCGACCGTAGCCCGGGGCACTGACATTCACCCGCGGGCCGCGAGGTCCTCCCGGTGGTGCACCAGCTCCACCAGCTCCGCCGCCAGCGCCTTGACCTTCGCGAGCCCCGCCAGGCCCCACCGCCTCGGCACCACGTCCACCGCGCACACCGTCCCGAGAACGATCCCGCGACGGTCGGTCAGCGGGGCGCCCGCGTAGGAGCGCACCCCGCTCTCGTCCACCACGGCGTTGCCCGCGAAGCGGGCGAAGTCCCGTACGTCCTCCAGCACCAGCGCGCGCCGCCGTACCACCACGTGCGGGCAGTACCCGTGGTCCCGGGGGAGCGCCCGCGCCGGATAGCCGCTCGCCGGGGCTTCGGGCGCGTGGTGCAGGCCGGCGAAGAACTGCCGTTCCTCGCTGATGAAGTTGATACCGGCATAGGGCGCGTCGAGCTCGTCCGCGACCCGCCGCGCGAACGCGTCCAGCTCACCGTCCACCCGCTCCCCCAGCCCCAGTTCGCGCAGTCTCAGCACGCGCGCGGGCGCCTCCCGGTCCACCGGTGTGAGCAGCAGGTGTCCGGTCGATTCGTAGTAGGTCATGGTGTCTCCCCCACATCGTCGGGTACGGCGTACGCGTCCGGTTCTTCGCATCGAGCAGGTGGTGGACCAGGGCTGCCAGCACCCCCGTCGCGGAGCTCGGCAGGCGTGCGTCGCAGCGCACGACGGGCACGTCCGGGCCGAGCCCCATGGCGTCCCGTACCTCGTCGGCGGTGTAGCCGTGCCCGCCGTCGAACTCGTTGACGCCGACGATGAAGCCGATCCCCCGCCGCTCGAAGAAGTCCACGGCGGGGAAGCAGTCGGCGAGTCGGCGCGTGTCCGCGAGCACCACCGCCCCCAGCGCGCCGGCGCACAGCTCCTCCCAGAGGAACCAGAAGCGCTGCTGGCCGGGGGTGCCGAAGAGGTAGAGCACGTGCCGCTCGTCCAGGGTGATCCGGCCGAAGTCCAGCGCCACGGTCGTGGTCGTCTTCGCCTCGACCCCGTCCAGCGGGTCGGCGGCCTCGCTCAGCCCGCTCAGCAGCTCCTCCGTGCTCAGCGGCTCGATCTCGCTGACCGCGCCCACGAAGGTGGTCTTGCCCGCCCCGAACCCGCCCGCGACCAGGATCTTCAAGGTCGCGGAGGATTCGCGGGCGGCCGGGTCAGAGCCGTTTGCGCAGGCCATCGAGCACCGCCAGGAGGAGGGACTGGTCGTCGTCGGCGAAGGAACCGCCGTTCGGGAAGCAGGGTGCCCGTACCGTCACGGCCCCGTGTTCCATCAGGTCGCCGAGGACGACCTTGACCACCACCGCCGGCAGCCTCAGGTGTCCCGCCACCTCGGCGACGGTGACCGCGGCCGAGCCGGCGCACAGCCGGAGCGCGAGGGCGTGCTCGGCGCCGAGCGGCGCCCGCGGACGCACTCCGGTCGCCGTCACCAGTGACAGCAGGTCGAGGGCGACGGACGGTCGCGTCCGCCCGCCGCTCGCGGTGTACGGACGGATGATCCGGCCCGCCGAATCGTCCAGCCACGGTGCGTCGCGCGGTCCCCCCGGTGCCGTCGCCCCCCTCGCACGGGCCCTCATCGCTCCACGTCGGGGACGGGCCGCCTCGGCGGGGCCGCGAGGTACGGACGGACGCTCTTGACCAGCATGGCCATCTCGTAGCCGAGCACGCCCGCATCGGCCTCCCGGTCGGCCAGTACGGCCAGGCAGGTGCCGGATCCGGCCGCCGAGACGAAGACGAGGGCGGTGTCGAGTTCGACCACCACCTGCCGTACCTCGGCGCCCTCCGCGAACCGGGATCCGGCGCTGCGGCCCAGCGCGTACAGCCCGGAGGCGAGGGCCGCCAGGTGGTCGGCACTGTCGGCGTCGAGCCCGTGCACGCAGGTGACGAGCCCGTCGGCGGTCAGCAGGACCGCGCTGCGCGTGTACGGCACCCGCTGGACCAGGCCGCTGAGCAGCCAGTCGAGGTCCGAGAGCCGACTGGTCGTGGTCGCCACTTCGCCGCCCATGGGGGTGCGCTCCTTCGCTGTCGGGTGAGAGGCCGGGGTCACGTCTGGTGCTCCGACTGGGCGAGGCCGAAGCCCCGTTGGAAGGCGGCCATCAGGCCGGGGTCGTGCACGGGCCGTTCCGCGCCCTCGGCGCCGTTCGGCCGGGGTACGGGGGCCTCGCGCAGCTGGGGCACGAGATGTTCCTGGGCCCGCCGGCGGGGCAGCGGCGGCCGTTCCGCGCCGTCCCGGGCGGCGGGTACGGGCAGTGGTGGCGCGAGCGGCGCCACCACGGTCTCCGGCGGCGCCGTGACCGTGGGCGCGGCAACCGCGGACGCCCCGGCCCTGGTTGCCTCGACCGTGGGCGCCATCACCGTGCCCGCCGCCATCACCGCCGCTTGCGCGACCGCCGGTTCGGCAGCGCGAGGCTCCGCACCGCGGTGCTCGGCACCGGCAGCTCCCGCACGCACCGGTGCCGCGCCCGCACGCCGCGTACGAGGCGCCCTGCCCGGTGCGCCGGCGTCCCAGCCCGGCACCACCGGCGGGGCGCCGGAGGGCTCCGGCGCGGGCGGGGGAACTCGTACGGGCTCCGGCGCGGGTACCCGTACCGGCTCCAGCCGTGGCGCGCCCGTCCCCTCGCCGGTCCCCCAGGAGGTGGCCCGGGAGCCGCCCAGGGCGTCGGCGGCGCTGGGCGCCTCGGCCCCCAGCAGCTCCCGGGGCAGGACCAGTACGGCGAGC harbors:
- a CDS encoding VOC family protein translates to MKIHLTSVFVDDQAKALHFYTEILGFVKKHDVPLGGEHRWLTVVSPEEPGGTELLLEPAAHPAARTYRDALVEDGIPLAQFAVDDVSAEYERLRGLGVRFTQEPLEMGPVTTAVFDDTCGNLIQLATEPK
- a CDS encoding LysE/ArgO family amino acid transporter encodes the protein MTHGIITAALAGFGTGLSLIVAIGAQNAFVLRQGVRRQSVLPVVAICALSDAALIALGVAGVGAFVTAWPPALTLVGLVGGAFLIGYGALAARRVLRPDPGAALAADSTGRASGSASARRAVLTCLAMTWLNPHVYLDTVLLLGSIAAGRGDLRWAFGAGAVLASLIWFGALGYGARLLSGPLGKPSAWRALDGLVAATMVTMGGLLLVRA
- a CDS encoding RNA polymerase sigma factor, whose translation is MNQRFAWPDERLIKAAQDGDVTSLTTVVMESQPHVRKFALSLCASPQDAEDAAQEALIILYRKIGSLRATGALASWMFRIVRNECLRQLRTLASRREEAPAAPAPTERSAEDAVLHGLEAERIAAALSSLPRDQRQILILRDVQGLPGKTVADALGLSTAAMKSRLHRARAALRHSLAAIDQPVQGDSRP
- a CDS encoding transketolase family protein, whose translation is MDTMRERFISVTSRALDEDPRLALVLAEITMDGFRPARDRHPDRVINVGIREQLLVSVGGGLALTGLRPVVHTFASFLVERPFEQVKLDFGHQGTGGVLVSASASYDWPAGGFTHMAPGDVALLDTLDGWTVHVPGHPDEAEALLRHAYAAGDDKVYVRLSAQSNTAARPVTGGPEFQTVREGRAGVVVAVGPLLDNVLAATEDMEVSVLYAPTVRPFDDAALRAAVGHGPADVVLVEPYLAGTSTAAANQALEAVPHRVLGLGVGRAELRRYGTIEEHTAAHGLDPAALRARIAAFMPR
- a CDS encoding fused MFS/spermidine synthase, with the translated sequence MTSSPSSPVAESTPRSYGLGPRAAALLVFWSSAAVLVVEIVALRLLAPYLGLTLETSTMVIGIALTAIALGSWLGGRLADQVNPRRLIGPSLGLSGAVVALTPAVLRTTAEWAPAMLFLIAALTILVPGALLSAVTPIVTKLRLTSLAETGTVVGRLSGVGTVGAIFGTVLTGFVLIARLPVSGILIGLGTLLVAGSALTEWRTRGWTGAPALALVVLAGGLATTVAPGACDTETRYHCARVVADPDRGSGRTLVLDGVRHSYVDVDDPTFLKFEYVRAIAAVVDASFPRGEALAAHHLGGGGLTFPRYLAATRPGTRSLVSEIDSGVVRIDRDRLGLSSQGGIDVRVEDGRLGLRRVASASRDLVVGDAFGGVSVPWHLTTVEAMTDVRRVLDEDGLYVANLIDHDDLAFARAEVATIAKAFGHVALVGEPADIGLDPSATRKGGNLVVVASNRPIDAAATQTALDAGQTGWKITTGNGLTTWIDGARPLTDDHAPVDQLLQAYGPRSSG
- a CDS encoding ArsR/SmtB family transcription factor gives rise to the protein MADELFRALADPTRRTILDELAEKSGQTLFEICSRLTMKHRLGISRQGVSQHLAVLEAAGLVETRREGRYKFHDLNTAPLRQIAERWRLPDPSGPEESTP
- a CDS encoding DUF742 domain-containing protein, whose protein sequence is MRARARGATAPGGPRDAPWLDDSAGRIIRPYTASGGRTRPSVALDLLSLVTATGVRPRAPLGAEHALALRLCAGSAAVTVAEVAGHLRLPAVVVKVVLGDLMEHGAVTVRAPCFPNGGSFADDDQSLLLAVLDGLRKRL
- a CDS encoding NUDIX domain-containing protein, with product MPDQPPPPPASPSTDSARAYYAAQPSPLVAATGIVLDQRGRVLVLTTSYKAELELPGGCVEDTETPEEGLARELKEELDLSVPVGRLLAVDSRPPGPLGRSLVVHVHLVGPLTTEEASAISFPDGEITEARWLSPEEAYEALSTPKASRLRASLAALYSGSLAHLIDAVPQPGSPAGLDPARRAELEHANAYDPAGHRAARPKALTAASVLFTDSAGGVLLVRPAYGDPDHWNLPGGGIDSDLGEIPRDAARREILEELGLDLAPGRLLAVNWSHRSGYPARVRFLYDGGTLDATALARIRLPEAELLAWRAVPPAELRRFAKPALRRQIEACLSARTTAAGPLELHAGRRVDQT
- a CDS encoding roadblock/LC7 domain-containing protein, producing MGGEVATTTSRLSDLDWLLSGLVQRVPYTRSAVLLTADGLVTCVHGLDADSADHLAALASGLYALGRSAGSRFAEGAEVRQVVVELDTALVFVSAAGSGTCLAVLADREADAGVLGYEMAMLVKSVRPYLAAPPRRPVPDVER
- a CDS encoding transketolase, with amino-acid sequence MTPTAPVDARHRYEDLRGLMALMTGAEKHGPAATSTLDALWVLYDRVLRVGPASAGDPGRDRFLLSKGHGPMAYYAVLAAKGFFPVDWLSGFGAYGSPLGHHPDRTLIPGVEIGSGSLGHGLPLAVGSALGLRAQGLSDPAVWVLIGDAELDEGSNHEAIAYAGSAGLERLHTIVIDNDSATHGWRGGIASRFEAAGWSAVTVDGRDHAALHAAYATPHPGRPHVVVARVEKKQ
- a CDS encoding MmcQ/YjbR family DNA-binding protein; the protein is MATTAEDVRKIALSLPDSSEKPAWGMPTFRVGGGANGKSGKIFAALADDDTSIGVKCPQEDRAELIAAEPEKFFIRPGHDDNYAWLRVRLAAVEDAAELRSILIDSWRQAAPKRLAAAHPELDRPGPKGPVTAA
- a CDS encoding LysR family transcriptional regulator ArgP, translating into MDELPVDQVRTLLAVIDEGTFDAAAAALHVTPSAVSQRVKALEQRTGRVLLMRTKPVRATESGEVVVRFARQLVRLERDARAELGMAEGLGPVRLPIAVNADSLATWFLPALTGVPQDPPVSFELHREDEAHATELLRDGRVMAAVTSQPVPVAGCTVRRLGLVRYLPVASPEFAARHLREAVERDLRRAPVVVFDRLDLLQDEFVRALTGDAAAGASTVRHYVPTSEGFCDATAAGLGWAMLPMVQADPLLEAGKLVVIAPGRSLDIPLYWQQWKLDSPALSMVAAAVARAAAGALG
- a CDS encoding GAF domain-containing protein; the protein is MTYYESTGHLLLTPVDREAPARVLRLRELGLGERVDGELDAFARRVADELDAPYAGINFISEERQFFAGLHHAPEAPASGYPARALPRDHGYCPHVVVRRRALVLEDVRDFARFAGNAVVDESGVRSYAGAPLTDRRGIVLGTVCAVDVVPRRWGLAGLAKVKALAAELVELVHHREDLAARG